A DNA window from Arachis hypogaea cultivar Tifrunner chromosome 18, arahy.Tifrunner.gnm2.J5K5, whole genome shotgun sequence contains the following coding sequences:
- the LOC112769045 gene encoding olee1-like protein has translation MAKSFAVAVLLVAFCFSSSALARLVPEDDTFTVEGKVYCDPCRFEFETRLSHPLSNIKVTLECKKIGDEKNITYLVEGQTDKNGFYSLPVKGDHQEEFCEVKTEKSTHAKCKEPMKKMDVDRIALTKNNGVSSSIRFINPLGFMTRNIDARCVSVAQELGMLVSLNDQHDN, from the exons atggcaaAGAGCTTTGCAGTGGCTGTCCTCCTTGTTGCATTTTGCTTCTCATCATCTGCATTGGCTCGTTTGGTTCCTGAAGATGATACCTTCACAGTTGAAGGAAAGGTGTATTGCGATCCTTGTCGTTTCGAATTCGAGACCAGACTTAGCCACCCTCTGTCAA ACATTAAGGTGACATTGGAGTGCAAGAAAATTGGTGACGAGAAGAACATTACATACTTGGTTGAGGGTCAAACTGACAAGAACGGATTCTACAGCCTGCCAGTGAAGGGTGACCACCAAGAAGAGTTCTGCGAGGTGAAGACAGAGAAGAGCACCCATGCCAAGTGCAAGGAGCCAATGAAGAAGATGGATGTTGACAGAATTGCCCTCACCAAGAACAATGGAGTCAGCTCCTCAATCCGCTTTATCAATCCCCTTGGATTCATGACCCGCAACATTGACGCTAGATGCGTCAGCGTTGCTCAAGAGTTGGGCATGTTGGTATCCTTGAACGACCAACACGACAACTAA